The genomic DNA TGTTCTAGTTGCCGTTCACGCAGCTTGTCTGTTGGATCTCAATTCATCGGAACGTACCCCTCGTAAGCTTCGCCAAATGCTGATGCATACACGAAAAAGGTCCATCATCTTGTCCGGCCCCCAGTACACCTCTTGCCAATCGTTTTGCCCTCATAGTTGTCATGGTATCGCGGATTATCGTCATTTCAGCGTTAGCATGTAATCGTGTATATTCTGTACAGTGATCGCTGCGATGCTAGATCTATCAATATCGACACTTTCGTGAAAGCGATACGCCTAACCGTTCTTGATCACTTATTTGTTCTCGTTACAGAAGCGGAACTAATGGATTAAGTTAACAGGTTTTTATTACACCACATGTATGGTgcatgtacagataggtgaacCCCAAGCTTGTTGTCCTCTAAGGATGGATGAATATTATGAAGATTCTGATTGTTCGTCAATGGAAACAGCTTCAATAGGTTGTATTGACGGCCCTGTGTCCGGCGGTCTTCataccgggattcaaatcccatccggaccgttcccccgtagtgagaactGTACATGTATGAtacaactacgtggtatcattaagtaagccaaaaatggcaggcatgacccaagaggccaaagaagaagaagaagaagaggaggttGTATtctaattcttcttttttgttggcctGCTCCGATGGAGAACGTTCAAAGGACATGGCTGCACTCCTCCACTCCAGGCTGAATCCGATTCCCCTCCGGTCTGACTtcacttgatccagccaacgatcCTGCCAGTGGAGCTCGCTGTACTCCACTAtgcctcgtgccgaacgggtcgctAGCGAACGCCATCCTGGTaaggcatgagtccggcatacTCATCACGTGCCTTAACCAGCGTATCCTTCTGGCTTTGGCAACCGTCAAGATGTCTGCATCGCTTAAtagctcagctagctcgtggttcattctccttctccacacgccctgctcgcacacaccgccaaaTATAGTCATTAGCACCCGCAGCTCAAAGATGACGAGTGCATTGGTGTACTCCACCAGCATAGTTCAGGACTCGTGCCCTTAGAAGACAACCGGCCGTACCAGTGTTCGATTTCATGCGTTTTTGGAGTCGTCTGGATATCTGGTGTTTATGGAGCCCGTAATAAGCATGATTTCCCTAAAAATGCGCCTTCGGATTTCGCTGCGTACGTTGTTGTCCGAAGTTAGGATCGGGCAAAggtagcagaactcctctactACCACAAGATCGTCAACCAATACTATGCTTCCGAATCGTGctctatcacggtcagagccTCCGACTAGCAGATTCCTCGTCTTCGTCGCTTTGATCCCAAATTCAAGAAACGGTTTAGGATCGAACTCGCGTTTCTGTCGGGTGTACGCCTCGCAAACCGTCGCCGATGGCCGTTCGATGATGTCGATATCATGCGCGAAGCCAAGGAATTGGAAAGATCGGGTGAAAATCGTGCAACTGGTGTCGAAGCCTGCGCTTCGCATGACATCTTCGAGAGCGATGTTAAACAACAGACCGGAGAGTCCGTCTTCTTGCCTCAGACCCCGATGAGAATCAAAAGATTCCGGCAGCATGCTCGACACTTTCACCTTGCACAGCACACCGTCCATATTAGCCCTTAATAGCCGTGCAAATTTCGCAGGGAAACCTTACTGCgacgtgatgatgatgacgtaTGATGTTCCATGGCTCGGATCTATGGTATCGTAGGTTGCCTTGAAGTGGATGAACAGGTGGTGCGTAGGGATCTGGAGCTACCAGCACTTCTGAAGGATCTGCCGTAGAGTCATGATTTGGTCGGTAGTAGATTTCCCTCCAACCCTCCTCCTGGTTGTAAATAATACAACTCTCCTTCCTTTGTATTATTTATCAACTATATTCGGTTTTTGCCTGTCATACCTGATGAAaacccatctcaacctttAAATACATAGAGACAATTGGTCAATATCAAGATAGACAATTCTGCACATGAAGCTTACTGTTGATTCGACACTAGTATCTAGATGGAGAaagtttttccgtttttgaaTTCTTTAAATTATCATTCAAGCAACGTTTTACAAGACTTCAtgaattcaaaatttaaatatacttAAGAAAGACTCATATTGGTTATATTATTATAGATTTTTATGTTGTACATTTATTATTATAAGACAGATCAACCGGCTATAATGCTTGCTATTGAATCGTAATAGTTATGGAAACATCGTAACGACTCAATATTGCTACATTGTATGAAGCTGagtgtttttatttgaagaAGTTCATATCTTCCATTCGAAATAAAACCATCACTTAACCTAAACTAATTGGGTTTACGAGGAGCAGtaagataaaattattaaattggTACATAACTTTTAAACCAGGTAAGTTGCTTCAGCAATGGGCGCGTAGTTTTCGTGCGTAACGAGCAGCATGCCATTAGAGCTATCGAGCGAGCGTGCCGAGATGGCGGCCGCGGCTGCAGTCAAGTCTTGCAGAATTTTCCTATAAAACAGATAATAATGGTAGTTAGTATCTTTTTCTCAGTACGTTCTTTTGCTCAGTAATTGAACGGTGTTTCAATACTCACCAGGTACCTTCGCGCAAGTATGCCACCACCTTCGGTATGGCGAATCCGTTGAACCGGCAGGAAAGAACTTGTCCGTAGGCTCCCACATTTTCGAACACTACGCTGTCTCCGATGTCCAGCTCGGGAAGCAGCacgtcgggtaaaatcaaatccatCACATCGCACGTTGGCCCCCAAACCGACGAATTGTACTCCTTCGCCCCGGTCTTGCGCTCTACGATCGGTATGGCTGGCTGTGCTTCATGAGCCGTGCAGTAGAACGTTCCAAACACACCATCGTTCAGATAGTAATACATCCTCGTTTTCTCGGTGCCGTCTTCCTGCTTCTCCTTCAGCACGCGCTTCGAGTCTACAAACGATACCAGGGTCACTGCCGACGCGACGTAATAACGACCCGGCTCAGCAATGATGCGAATGTCCAACTCCGCCGGGAAGTAATGATCGATTGCCACGTTCACTGCCTTTGCAtaccgatcgatcggtttgtTATTGTCACCCGGGAATCCTCCACCGATGTCCAGCAAGCTGAAGTCATACCCGATGGTCTTGGCATAGTCGAACAGATCCTTTGCAATCTTCACCGCGTCGTAGTACACCTGATGCTCATCGCAGTCCGAGCCCACGTGGAAGCTGATACCGATCACATTCATTCGAAGGGTGGCGGCATATCTCAACAGCTCCGGAGCTTCCGAGATTGGATCACACCCAAACTTCTTGCCCAGCGAGCATCGAACCAACTTTGAATCGTGGCGCATCCGCAGCACCAGCCGTGCCTCCGGATAGTACTGATGGATCTTTTCCAGCTCGGCTGCCCCATCGAACGTCATCACGGACACCTGTTTCGAGCGTGCATACAGCAGCGACGGGACGGACTTGGCCGGCTGCGCAAAGATAATGTTCTCCGGCTTCACGCCGAACCCGATCATGCGTTCCATCTCACCCTTGGACGCACAGTCGAAGCCCGTCCCGAGCGTCATCAGCGTTTGCAGGATG from Anopheles stephensi strain Indian chromosome 2, UCI_ANSTEP_V1.0, whole genome shotgun sequence includes the following:
- the LOC118503394 gene encoding ornithine decarboxylase 1-like produces the protein MSVLECPSDLTLISDEMSIGDVIQDIIRMGPHEDPLHVLDLDDVVRKHYGWCAKMPRVKPYYAVKCNDDPRILQTLMTLGTGFDCASKGEMERMIGFGVKPENIIFAQPAKSVPSLLYARSKQVSVMTFDGAAELEKIHQYYPEARLVLRMRHDSKLVRCSLGKKFGCDPISEAPELLRYAATLRMNVIGISFHVGSDCDEHQVYYDAVKIAKDLFDYAKTIGYDFSLLDIGGGFPGDNNKPIDRYAKAVNVAIDHYFPAELDIRIIAEPGRYYVASAVTLVSFVDSKRVLKEKQEDGTEKTRMYYYLNDGVFGTFYCTAHEAQPAIPIVERKTGAKEYNSSVWGPTCDVMDLILPDVLLPELDIGDSVVFENVGAYGQVLSCRFNGFAIPKVVAYLREGTWKILQDLTAAAAAISARSLDSSNGMLLVTHENYAPIAEATYLV